One window of Bacillus alkalicellulosilyticus genomic DNA carries:
- a CDS encoding ABC transporter permease, translating into MKFKDQVKFVRRNMKKNRLRVTMTILATTMACAFLIVLASVGFGIQKSIVEEIMDNQVITEVTVHGKSTAAEEGITEKDINEMKEIDHVNAVVTRTHITGHFEAALNDRSGEVWVMTTNMEEELKGNLQLDEGTIATNENEVVVGYHVAQYLLTEKERELLQQHYENPEANQRPVGFTESLLGEKINLQIIQYSEDGEKEEVTSKEYTVVGVWKKPTREWQEDLNIYVSDVSTEELISLAQEHYPTDDVHYSQVYVYVDALENVEGVSETLKEQNYYVYSITDELKSVNMFFTAFKIGLIFVGTVAIVIASIGIFNTMTMAVTERTQEIGIMKAIGADPTVIRKMFLFESAYIGIIGTSIGIIASYGISYLANLVLPLILESTLDGSGPIDFTFTHIPISLVLISATISIGVAIVSGMRPAIKATNINVLSALRREL; encoded by the coding sequence TTGAAATTTAAAGACCAAGTAAAGTTTGTTCGTAGGAACATGAAAAAGAATCGTTTACGTGTTACTATGACGATTCTAGCTACAACGATGGCTTGTGCCTTTTTAATTGTATTAGCGTCGGTTGGGTTTGGAATCCAAAAAAGTATTGTTGAAGAGATTATGGACAATCAAGTCATAACTGAGGTGACAGTTCATGGCAAGAGCACAGCTGCGGAAGAAGGAATCACTGAGAAAGACATAAATGAAATGAAAGAAATAGACCATGTAAATGCAGTGGTCACACGAACACATATTACAGGACATTTTGAAGCGGCATTGAATGACCGATCTGGTGAAGTATGGGTGATGACAACGAATATGGAAGAAGAGCTTAAAGGAAACCTACAATTAGACGAGGGTACCATAGCCACTAATGAAAATGAAGTTGTCGTCGGATATCATGTAGCCCAATATCTATTGACGGAAAAAGAACGTGAACTATTACAACAGCATTATGAAAACCCTGAAGCAAATCAAAGGCCAGTTGGATTTACAGAAAGTCTACTTGGTGAAAAGATAAATTTACAAATCATTCAATATAGTGAGGATGGAGAAAAGGAAGAAGTGACTTCAAAAGAATACACCGTTGTTGGAGTTTGGAAAAAGCCAACGCGTGAATGGCAAGAGGATTTAAATATTTATGTGAGCGATGTTTCTACAGAAGAACTAATTAGTCTTGCTCAAGAACATTACCCAACTGATGATGTCCATTATTCGCAGGTCTACGTATATGTCGATGCGTTAGAAAATGTAGAGGGTGTATCAGAAACACTTAAAGAACAAAATTATTATGTGTATTCAATTACCGATGAACTTAAAAGTGTGAATATGTTTTTTACTGCCTTTAAAATTGGTCTAATCTTTGTTGGTACGGTTGCAATAGTGATCGCATCTATCGGTATTTTCAATACGATGACAATGGCTGTTACAGAGCGAACTCAAGAAATCGGAATTATGAAAGCAATTGGTGCAGATCCTACGGTAATTCGCAAGATGTTTTTGTTTGAGAGTGCATATATTGGAATCATCGGTACGAGCATTGGGATTATTGCATCTTATGGAATTAGTTATCTTGCAAATCTAGTCCTTCCACTCATTTTAGAGTCAACGCTCGACGGAAGCGGTCCGATTGATTTTACATTTACTCATATTCCTATAAGTCTTGTTCTTATCTCAGCAACTATTAGTATAGGAGTTGCTATCGTTTCAGGGATGAGACCTGCCATTAAAGCCACAAATATTAATGTCTTATCTGCCCTCCGCCGGGAATTGTAG
- a CDS encoding IS110 family transposase has protein sequence MKHVLAFDVSMGKSTMVIYNHYKQCEFEGEITHNKSSFKALHEKICEITKLDGQAPEIVFEASGVYSRPLEYFFQTEGYTYHRVSPLEANLQTASMRRHKTDKSDAHELAKSHFRLERSTTYQEDNYYKQMRALTRYYGELDSEIINLYSRMHAILQLSFPELERLLSKRSALFLNIVQLYPHPDEVLACSKTVIRNRIKGNTKKNLSHARAEAKGLELLNAAKDSYPAISKEDVRCEQVRDYAKRITDLKEKKEQLIKQMGELSKERFEYKVLLSFPGIGEVTAVRLIGEIGDLKRFRNNKQLNAYVGIDIMRYQSGNTFYKDKINKRGNNKLRKILYFMVQTMIRLRKKTNNHIVEYYDKLKTQPQGKPHKVASIACVNKFLKVAFHLITHNITYNYEAA, from the coding sequence ATGAAACATGTACTGGCATTCGATGTTAGTATGGGGAAAAGTACAATGGTTATCTATAACCACTATAAGCAGTGTGAGTTTGAAGGCGAAATTACGCATAATAAATCGTCCTTTAAAGCCTTACATGAAAAGATTTGTGAAATTACCAAACTGGATGGTCAAGCACCTGAGATTGTTTTTGAAGCATCAGGAGTTTACTCAAGACCATTAGAATACTTTTTTCAAACAGAAGGCTACACCTACCATAGAGTTAGCCCATTAGAAGCGAATCTACAAACGGCTTCGATGCGCCGTCATAAGACCGATAAAAGTGATGCTCATGAGCTCGCTAAATCCCATTTCCGATTAGAACGTTCAACGACTTACCAGGAAGACAACTATTATAAACAGATGCGTGCACTAACACGGTATTATGGTGAATTAGATAGTGAAATTATTAATCTATATAGCCGTATGCATGCTATTTTACAGCTAAGTTTCCCTGAACTTGAGCGTCTTCTATCTAAACGTTCTGCACTCTTTTTAAATATCGTTCAACTTTATCCACATCCAGACGAAGTATTAGCCTGTTCAAAAACCGTAATTAGAAACCGTATAAAAGGCAATACAAAAAAGAATCTATCCCATGCACGTGCCGAAGCAAAGGGCCTAGAACTACTTAACGCAGCGAAAGATTCATATCCAGCAATTTCGAAAGAGGATGTAAGATGTGAACAAGTACGTGATTATGCCAAACGTATTACTGATTTAAAAGAGAAAAAAGAACAGCTAATAAAACAGATGGGTGAGCTTTCCAAAGAACGTTTTGAGTATAAGGTTTTACTTTCATTTCCAGGGATTGGTGAAGTGACAGCTGTAAGGCTAATAGGTGAAATTGGGGATTTAAAACGCTTTAGAAACAATAAACAATTAAATGCATATGTTGGGATTGATATTATGCGTTATCAATCTGGCAATACATTTTATAAAGATAAAATTAATAAACGAGGAAACAACAAGCTACGAAAAATCTTGTACTTTATGGTTCAAACAATGATTAGACTTCGTAAGAAGACTAACAATCATATCGTAGAGTACTACGACAAATTAAAAACGCAACCTCAAGGAAAGCCCCACAAAGTTGCGTCGATTGCGTGTGTGAATAAGTTTTTGAAAGTGGCATTTCATCTAATCACACACAACATCACCTATAATTACGAAGCAGCGTAA
- a CDS encoding MerR family transcriptional regulator, producing MSERYTVGTFAKMTGVTERTLRFYDRKGILVPSARNEQGHRLYTKDNLHQLQKIVTLKYVNYSLDEISEFLHGDTRDFRETLMMQKQMLEQKRDEIEMIIGTIDRVEKIVEDEELDSEVLLGLIHSIQYEKAQKEWFATQVSPSIVKKVFLEDVSTEDRIIFEKRIMSFIQDITICYEQGLPPTDPKVQTKIKGLQDMFESLIAPEDMVELEKIDLDSTPMFYPLLPSHIEDYLQEASKLLTNTLKKDGKDNG from the coding sequence ATGTCAGAAAGATATACCGTTGGCACTTTTGCTAAAATGACTGGGGTGACAGAAAGAACGTTACGGTTTTATGATCGAAAAGGGATTTTAGTTCCCTCTGCTCGCAATGAACAAGGACATCGCTTATATACAAAAGATAATTTGCACCAACTACAAAAAATTGTAACGTTAAAATATGTGAACTACTCCCTGGATGAAATATCTGAGTTCCTTCACGGTGACACAAGAGACTTCAGAGAAACGTTGATGATGCAAAAACAAATGCTTGAACAAAAACGAGATGAGATTGAAATGATTATTGGAACCATTGATAGAGTCGAAAAAATTGTGGAAGACGAAGAATTAGATAGTGAGGTTCTCTTGGGGCTAATTCATTCCATTCAATATGAGAAGGCACAAAAAGAGTGGTTTGCTACACAAGTATCACCATCGATTGTGAAGAAAGTATTCCTTGAAGATGTAAGCACAGAAGACCGTATTATTTTTGAGAAAAGAATCATGTCCTTTATCCAAGATATAACCATTTGTTACGAACAAGGACTCCCACCTACTGACCCAAAAGTACAAACTAAAATCAAAGGATTACAGGATATGTTTGAATCTCTTATTGCTCCCGAGGATATGGTTGAACTTGAAAAGATAGACCTTGATAGCACACCAATGTTTTATCCGTTATTGCCTTCACATATCGAAGACTATCTTCAAGAGGCTTCTAAACTACTAACTAATACCTTAAAAAAGGATGGGAAAGACAATGGATAA
- a CDS encoding YpiB family protein — translation MKKWVSAVEKRNFIKWFLDNHRLKRNEARMLLEFILKNHHILENIRFTEQIKPNEKTIVISSLNSDEPGFEFYYNKRKTDDVSTALGELMANPSAKVNMIVYFYGKSMNHRYLQLIEIPALDNIKRHEKHQKYSKEVDLVIEKAMLEKERQTLRHRIDLALDELNESLFKKLVVELKELEKKIESIAE, via the coding sequence ATGAAAAAATGGGTATCAGCAGTGGAAAAACGGAATTTTATAAAATGGTTTTTAGATAACCATCGGCTTAAACGAAATGAAGCACGGATGTTACTTGAGTTTATTTTGAAAAATCATCATATTTTAGAAAACATACGGTTTACCGAACAAATTAAACCAAATGAAAAAACAATAGTCATTTCTAGTTTAAACTCTGATGAGCCTGGTTTTGAATTTTATTATAACAAACGAAAAACAGATGATGTATCGACAGCTTTGGGAGAATTAATGGCTAACCCCTCAGCCAAAGTGAATATGATTGTTTACTTTTATGGTAAGTCTATGAATCATCGTTATTTACAACTTATTGAAATTCCAGCGCTCGATAATATTAAAAGACATGAAAAGCACCAAAAATATTCTAAGGAAGTTGACCTTGTCATCGAAAAAGCGATGCTAGAAAAAGAGAGACAAACACTTCGTCATCGTATTGATTTGGCCTTAGATGAATTGAACGAATCGTTATTTAAAAAGCTAGTTGTCGAATTAAAAGAATTAGAGAAAAAAATCGAAAGTATAGCAGAGTGA
- a CDS encoding ABC transporter ATP-binding protein: MTIRVEGLSHSFIIGKKGQEKEIPVLKDISLSIKKGEIVSVLGRSGSGKSTLLNLISGYIKPTNGRILIHDTDVTNFTEKQWAKFRLDHFGFIFQSFQLIQSLTTYENIELPLTLKGIDENERRERIIQMLERVGLDKHADHFPNELSGGQQQRVSIARALVLNPSIILADEPTGSLDVETEEDVLSLIQELNIERDITFFIITHDKEVASISDRQYELEQGVIKEGRVLVEI, encoded by the coding sequence ATGACAATTAGAGTCGAAGGATTATCTCATTCTTTTATAATTGGAAAAAAGGGACAAGAAAAAGAAATACCTGTTTTAAAAGATATATCATTATCAATAAAAAAAGGAGAAATTGTTTCTGTATTGGGAAGAAGTGGTTCAGGGAAATCGACCTTACTAAATTTAATATCAGGATATATTAAACCAACAAATGGAAGAATTCTCATACATGATACAGATGTCACTAATTTCACAGAAAAACAGTGGGCCAAATTTCGACTTGATCATTTTGGATTTATCTTTCAAAGCTTTCAACTCATCCAGAGTTTAACAACCTATGAAAATATCGAGTTACCTTTAACCCTTAAGGGCATAGATGAAAATGAACGCAGAGAAAGAATCATTCAAATGTTAGAGCGAGTCGGTCTTGATAAACACGCTGACCATTTTCCAAATGAATTGTCAGGTGGGCAACAGCAACGGGTAAGTATTGCTAGAGCCCTTGTTCTTAATCCGTCTATTATTCTTGCCGATGAGCCGACAGGAAGTTTAGATGTAGAAACCGAGGAAGATGTACTTAGTTTAATTCAAGAGCTAAACATTGAAAGAGATATTACATTTTTTATCATTACCCACGATAAAGAAGTCGCTTCAATATCTGATAGGCAGTATGAATTAGAGCAGGGAGTTATTAAGGAAGGGCGTGTCCTCGTTGAAATTTAA
- a CDS encoding AMP-binding protein encodes MLNLFKKPKRQHSPSVETNHLIYMSNHVTKQDITHLHNALPKNVHFILLDGSEYKGNDKNVVGRKVTVFEGATPEHLRKIISIIEKGEPILLFPELRLSRLGRILKIYEEIAWVALQTKATIIPVNIKPITSNGSLINLSVLEAQPEVTIGEPFTLRTGQGEANRNLAASIIYRKLTSLYVDRFIKNEVNLFNELLEASKMYDNQRIMIKDPTNELSYKKLILTVQVLSGKLQGILTEPKVGVFLPSSIGQAVTLFSLFKIGITPAVLNFTMGPRTLLDCCETASIKKILTSRLFIEKGELHHIVETLTDNGYEIIYLEDVRAQITPKDKVVGLKNYASSQRAAVTDNEVILFTSGSENKPKGVILTHSQIYANIQQAMSVMDLNPKDKMLNPLPMFHSFGLTIGTFLPLLSGIALVIHPSPIQYKQIPEIIYQEDVTILLSTPTFLNGYGKNAHPFDLHTLRYAIAGAESVKEDTKEMFNNKFGIRILEGYGATEASPLISLNTPLYTKAKSVGKIIPGMEYKLEKVEGIVNGGSLLVKGPNIMKGYLIHGQGFVPQDGWYNTGDVVEIDEEGFVTITARLKRFAKIGGEMISLQAVEQIAMDTYDDIGFAAVSIPDKRKGEKIILFTSIKEADLKEIKRFVKEKKHSAIFLPSDLHYVEEIPLLGSGKTDYVSLERMAREL; translated from the coding sequence TTGTTAAATCTGTTTAAAAAGCCCAAAAGGCAGCATAGTCCGTCGGTTGAAACAAATCATTTGATTTATATGTCCAATCACGTCACGAAACAGGATATCACTCACTTACATAATGCTTTGCCCAAAAATGTTCATTTTATCTTATTGGATGGATCAGAATACAAAGGCAACGACAAGAACGTTGTAGGTAGAAAAGTCACGGTATTTGAAGGCGCCACACCAGAACATCTTAGAAAAATAATCTCAATTATTGAAAAAGGGGAACCGATTCTTCTTTTCCCAGAACTCCGATTATCTCGTCTCGGTCGTATCCTAAAAATTTATGAAGAAATCGCGTGGGTCGCTCTGCAAACAAAAGCGACCATTATCCCCGTCAACATTAAGCCAATTACAAGTAATGGCTCGCTCATTAATTTAAGTGTGCTCGAAGCTCAACCTGAAGTTACGATTGGCGAACCTTTTACGTTACGAACAGGTCAAGGGGAAGCGAATAGAAACTTGGCCGCTTCAATTATTTATCGGAAACTGACATCGCTATATGTCGACCGTTTTATTAAAAATGAAGTCAATTTATTCAATGAATTGCTTGAAGCATCTAAAATGTACGATAATCAACGAATCATGATTAAAGATCCAACAAACGAATTGTCGTATAAAAAGTTGATACTTACCGTTCAAGTATTAAGCGGAAAGCTCCAAGGGATACTTACTGAACCAAAGGTCGGTGTGTTTTTGCCATCTTCCATTGGACAAGCAGTTACGTTATTTTCACTGTTCAAAATCGGGATAACCCCTGCTGTCTTAAATTTTACAATGGGGCCAAGAACATTGCTTGATTGTTGTGAAACAGCGAGCATAAAGAAAATCTTAACTTCTCGTTTATTTATTGAAAAAGGAGAACTACACCATATCGTTGAAACGTTAACAGACAATGGTTATGAGATTATCTATTTAGAAGATGTCAGAGCTCAAATTACACCTAAAGATAAAGTCGTAGGTTTGAAAAACTATGCAAGTTCACAAAGAGCTGCAGTTACTGACAATGAAGTGATTTTATTTACATCGGGTAGTGAAAATAAACCTAAAGGTGTTATTTTAACCCATAGTCAAATCTATGCAAATATCCAACAAGCGATGTCTGTTATGGATTTAAACCCTAAAGATAAAATGCTTAATCCTTTACCAATGTTTCATAGCTTTGGATTGACAATAGGGACGTTCCTGCCGTTGTTGTCAGGAATCGCGTTGGTCATCCACCCGTCACCAATACAATATAAACAAATTCCTGAAATTATCTATCAAGAAGATGTCACGATATTGTTAAGTACACCGACATTTTTAAATGGATACGGAAAGAATGCTCATCCTTTCGATTTGCATACGCTACGATATGCAATTGCTGGTGCTGAAAGTGTTAAGGAAGATACAAAAGAGATGTTTAATAATAAGTTTGGAATTCGTATTCTTGAAGGATATGGGGCGACAGAAGCCTCACCACTTATCTCCTTGAATACTCCTTTATATACAAAGGCGAAATCGGTCGGTAAGATTATCCCTGGTATGGAATATAAGTTGGAGAAAGTCGAAGGAATTGTAAATGGAGGAAGTTTGCTAGTGAAAGGTCCGAACATCATGAAAGGGTATTTGATTCATGGTCAAGGGTTTGTTCCACAGGATGGCTGGTATAACACAGGTGATGTGGTTGAAATTGATGAGGAAGGCTTTGTTACGATTACAGCCCGACTAAAACGATTTGCTAAAATTGGGGGAGAAATGATTTCTCTTCAAGCAGTTGAGCAAATTGCGATGGATACGTATGATGATATTGGATTCGCCGCGGTAAGTATCCCTGATAAGCGAAAAGGGGAAAAGATTATTTTATTTACGAGTATAAAAGAAGCTGACTTAAAGGAAATTAAACGATTTGTGAAAGAGAAAAAACACTCAGCTATCTTTTTACCTAGTGACCTACATTACGTTGAAGAAATTCCGTTGTTAGGAAGCGGGAAAACGGATTATGTGTCATTAGAAAGAATGGCAAGAGAATTATAG